Proteins encoded by one window of Desulfovibrio ferrophilus:
- a CDS encoding GGDEF domain-containing protein, translated as MEQPPATFLGTNPKLTAFLAVPRKEKESAKKFCTRLAHKFGKNIFAEAIHFLSHIQLPADEAREHWIAIVNHRESMRILAERDIGLLATMIDYFTSVCPHLVAPVTLEADTLAQCQRLMMIDDLTGLFNRRYFTAELQKEIERSRRLKRPMALLMADIDHFKDFNDTFGHAGGDKALASVGSIMRKSARLMDQAIRYGGEEFAFILPHTSKEDAIVVAERLRVAMESHTPLDSVGDPLRPVTLSIGLSACPDDGEDPIALIEAADRALYRAKGQGRNQVCTQSDDYRRSKRYPAKASTQCQIRKKGATPVMARMLDLSTWGVRCEVPVVMEPGKDLSLMLQDKQKELTLSVTKARTVWAESANGGIWRTGITFSNLSTPQREGLHALLGVSPPSSD; from the coding sequence ATGGAGCAACCACCTGCCACCTTCCTGGGAACCAATCCTAAACTCACTGCCTTTCTTGCAGTCCCCCGTAAAGAAAAGGAATCTGCCAAGAAGTTCTGCACGCGCCTTGCCCACAAGTTCGGAAAGAACATCTTTGCCGAAGCAATTCACTTTCTCAGCCATATCCAGCTTCCCGCAGATGAAGCGCGCGAGCACTGGATAGCCATCGTCAACCATCGCGAAAGCATGCGCATTCTGGCAGAGCGCGACATCGGGCTGTTGGCCACGATGATCGACTATTTTACCAGCGTCTGCCCACATCTGGTCGCTCCGGTCACTCTGGAGGCGGATACTCTGGCCCAGTGCCAACGACTGATGATGATCGACGATCTAACCGGGCTGTTCAATCGCCGCTACTTCACCGCGGAACTCCAGAAGGAAATCGAACGCTCACGCCGCCTGAAACGCCCCATGGCCCTGCTCATGGCGGATATCGACCACTTCAAGGATTTCAACGACACATTCGGCCATGCGGGCGGGGATAAAGCCCTGGCTTCCGTGGGAAGCATCATGCGCAAATCCGCGCGCCTGATGGACCAGGCCATTCGCTACGGCGGGGAAGAATTTGCTTTTATCCTGCCCCACACGTCAAAGGAAGACGCCATCGTGGTGGCCGAACGCCTGCGTGTCGCAATGGAAAGTCACACCCCTCTGGACTCGGTGGGTGATCCGCTACGCCCTGTGACGCTGTCCATCGGCCTCTCGGCCTGTCCCGATGATGGCGAAGACCCCATTGCTCTCATCGAAGCGGCTGACCGCGCGTTGTATCGGGCCAAGGGGCAGGGTCGCAACCAGGTCTGTACCCAGTCCGATGACTATCGGCGCAGCAAGCGGTACCCTGCAAAGGCAAGCACTCAGTGCCAGATCCGTAAAAAGGGAGCCACACCGGTCATGGCCCGGATGCTGGACCTTTCGACATGGGGTGTTCGTTGCGAGGTTCCCGTGGTTATGGAACCCGGCAAGGATTTATCCTTGATGCTTCAGGACAAGCAAAAAGAGCTGACATTGTCCGTGACCAAGGCACGGACTGTCTGGGCGGAATCTGCCAATGGAGGCATCTGGCGCACGGGCATCACTTTCAGCAACCTTTCCACCCCCCAACGAGAGGGGCTGCACGCCCTGCTGGGCGTCAGTCCTCCTTCCTCCGATTGA
- a CDS encoding MauE/DoxX family redox-associated membrane protein has translation MMPTIPEIPFEPPLHWLRSVWAYRLARLGLAIVFVYAGGIKLVDPQAFAVVISGYGLLPAVLVGPASILLPVLEVLAGIGLILDVRGSLGAILGMTLMFLVVLAYGIWLGLDVDCGCYGPGDPEGVAFHGLRQAFVRDLMLLAMIAYAYWWRVAGAVLPGIRYRRGSSIFTEKLEQHR, from the coding sequence ATGATGCCGACAATCCCTGAGATTCCTTTTGAGCCACCGCTGCACTGGTTGCGCTCGGTCTGGGCCTACCGTCTTGCACGGTTGGGGCTGGCTATAGTGTTTGTGTATGCCGGGGGCATCAAGCTTGTCGACCCGCAGGCCTTTGCTGTCGTGATCAGTGGCTATGGTCTGTTACCTGCCGTGCTGGTGGGGCCTGCCTCGATCCTTCTGCCTGTTCTGGAGGTGCTGGCAGGCATTGGCCTGATTCTGGATGTGCGTGGAAGTCTGGGCGCGATCCTTGGGATGACCCTCATGTTTCTCGTGGTGCTGGCTTATGGCATCTGGCTGGGCTTGGACGTGGATTGCGGCTGCTATGGCCCGGGTGACCCGGAGGGTGTTGCTTTTCACGGTCTTCGTCAGGCTTTTGTGAGAGATCTCATGTTACTGGCCATGATCGCCTATGCCTATTGGTGGCGTGTGGCCGGGGCTGTTTTGCCGGGCATCCGATACCGGCGTGGTTCGTCAATATTTACTGAAAAGCTGGAGCAACACCGATGA
- a CDS encoding rhodanese-like domain-containing protein, whose product MKLFKILCPVALICLFAMSLAGCDLLGPDKFAQEVEKEKGAVKLVREIERGDYGLVTTDELKAKMDAKEDMVIVDTMPFEASYKKNHVPGAVQFLFPIPDMKEWDAKETDGKSAEEYETLLGPDKDKLIVVYCGFVKCTRSHNGAVWARKLGYTNVVRYSGGIFAWKGAQYPVASM is encoded by the coding sequence ATGAAGCTGTTCAAGATTCTGTGTCCCGTGGCTCTGATCTGTCTGTTTGCCATGAGCCTTGCTGGCTGCGATCTGCTTGGTCCTGACAAGTTTGCGCAGGAAGTGGAAAAGGAAAAGGGTGCCGTGAAGCTTGTGCGCGAGATCGAGCGTGGCGATTACGGTCTTGTCACAACGGATGAACTCAAGGCCAAGATGGATGCCAAGGAAGACATGGTCATCGTCGATACCATGCCCTTTGAAGCCAGCTACAAGAAGAATCATGTGCCCGGTGCCGTGCAGTTCCTGTTCCCCATCCCGGATATGAAGGAATGGGATGCCAAGGAAACCGATGGCAAAAGTGCCGAAGAGTACGAGACCCTGCTCGGACCTGACAAGGACAAACTCATTGTCGTTTATTGCGGGTTCGTGAAATGCACGCGGAGTCATAACGGTGCTGTTTGGGCGCGCAAGTTGGGCTATACCAATGTGGTGCGTTACTCCGGTGGCATCTTTGCCTGGAAGGGCGCGCAGTATCCTGTGGCCAGTATGTAA
- a CDS encoding AEC family transporter — translation MISALAPVFAAILLGYALSRFRFPGEGFWPQAERITYFVLFPALLINKLSTAEFGTEATAMATALIGTGLITALGLLALRRRLPFEGPAFTSVFQGSIRVNTYVGLAGAAAMFGDQGIALSAVALLAIVSLNNLLCVPVLARYGSKASGSSQGLLLELMRNPLILGCVAGFTLNASGLPLPSAFHDTLAVIGRAALPMGLLAVGAGLKPGSIAQGLPGIALSSAIKLMVFPLLAMALCILLGVDGPALTVAVLFCALPTASSCYILARQLGGDTTLMATIITVQTVASALTIPIFVGLVN, via the coding sequence GTGATTTCTGCACTCGCGCCCGTATTTGCGGCCATTTTGCTGGGCTATGCCCTGTCCCGCTTCCGGTTCCCTGGCGAAGGGTTCTGGCCCCAGGCAGAACGCATCACCTATTTCGTTCTTTTTCCGGCACTTCTCATAAACAAACTGTCCACCGCCGAGTTCGGCACCGAAGCAACAGCCATGGCCACGGCTCTGATTGGTACTGGATTGATCACGGCTCTGGGCCTTCTCGCCCTGCGCCGTCGACTGCCTTTCGAGGGTCCTGCCTTTACCTCGGTCTTTCAAGGCTCCATCCGCGTCAACACTTACGTGGGTCTGGCTGGTGCAGCCGCGATGTTCGGAGATCAGGGTATCGCGTTGTCCGCAGTGGCCCTGCTGGCCATTGTCTCCCTCAATAATCTGCTCTGCGTACCGGTGTTGGCCCGTTATGGCTCCAAGGCCAGTGGCTCAAGCCAGGGACTCCTGCTGGAACTGATGCGCAATCCCCTGATTCTGGGCTGCGTGGCAGGCTTCACACTCAATGCATCGGGCCTGCCTCTGCCAAGTGCCTTTCATGACACCCTGGCTGTCATCGGCCGTGCCGCCCTGCCCATGGGGCTGCTGGCCGTGGGGGCAGGACTCAAACCCGGCAGCATTGCTCAGGGGCTGCCCGGCATAGCACTGTCCTCGGCCATCAAGCTGATGGTCTTCCCCCTGCTGGCCATGGCCCTGTGCATCCTGCTCGGGGTCGACGGTCCGGCGCTCACAGTTGCCGTGCTGTTCTGCGCACTGCCCACAGCATCTTCCTGCTACATTCTGGCCCGACAACTCGGCGGAGACACCACCCTCATGGCAACCATCATCACCGTGCAAACCGTGGCCTCGGCCCTGACCATTCCCATCTTTGTCGGCCTGGTTAATTAG
- a CDS encoding bacteriohemerythrin — MAFVQWDERMSVGVETIDQQHRELLELMNSLHETCSGDACQPDAVQKAADQFSEYTRYHFSTEEQFMDSTSYPEFDEHMEQHMECSMKAADFFGDYLAGGGEVGRDMLEYLKQWLINHILKTDRKLGLHLRNQGLE, encoded by the coding sequence ATGGCTTTTGTGCAATGGGACGAGCGAATGTCCGTTGGAGTCGAAACCATCGACCAGCAACACAGGGAACTCCTCGAGTTGATGAACAGCCTGCATGAGACCTGTTCCGGCGATGCCTGCCAGCCCGATGCAGTTCAAAAAGCCGCAGATCAATTCAGCGAATACACCCGGTATCATTTTTCCACCGAAGAGCAATTCATGGACAGCACCAGCTATCCTGAATTTGATGAACACATGGAGCAGCACATGGAGTGCAGCATGAAGGCTGCTGATTTCTTTGGAGACTATCTCGCCGGTGGAGGCGAGGTTGGCCGCGACATGCTGGAATATCTCAAACAATGGCTCATCAACCATATCCTGAAAACTGACAGAAAACTTGGCCTGCACCTCCGCAACCAGGGCCTGGAATAG
- a CDS encoding TM2 domain-containing protein: MSDKSISDAVRHLEQMRDEGFLSEEQFGREVRELLKRREADDLPPRSEVDDLPLEDSLLGQMVGHSRPVEYDDQDIVSPDTPTISGLELEIPDTATPAYMPHHMTPLPPKAPPKEAGRVIIRGNAPWDDKGGERVNLDGHKKRNEEENKGPDNVSEVHKPLDPIQRERLARMASRTNRMLNRRKNPEVAFLLSLLWPGLGHAYFGNLGIGVLLMLLSGTGWVGVFFEEYWVLNILVPMGLLSAALVHRNIQAHNRYVDLKEAAEARRVPTESSLNVEKSIRAAGASAATSQR; this comes from the coding sequence ATGAGCGACAAGTCGATATCGGATGCGGTTCGGCATCTGGAGCAGATGAGAGATGAAGGGTTTTTGTCCGAAGAGCAGTTCGGCAGGGAAGTTCGTGAATTGCTCAAACGCCGTGAAGCGGATGATCTTCCTCCGCGGTCTGAAGTGGATGATCTGCCCCTAGAGGATTCGCTCTTGGGACAAATGGTCGGGCACAGCCGTCCCGTGGAATATGACGACCAGGATATCGTTAGCCCGGATACGCCCACCATCAGTGGATTGGAGCTGGAAATACCAGACACCGCTACTCCTGCCTATATGCCGCATCATATGACTCCCCTGCCTCCAAAGGCCCCGCCCAAGGAAGCTGGACGCGTCATCATCAGGGGCAATGCTCCATGGGATGACAAGGGCGGAGAACGGGTCAACCTGGATGGGCACAAAAAACGGAATGAGGAAGAAAACAAGGGGCCAGACAACGTCAGTGAAGTGCACAAGCCACTGGATCCCATCCAGAGGGAGCGACTGGCTCGTATGGCGAGCCGAACCAATCGGATGCTGAACAGACGCAAGAATCCCGAGGTTGCCTTTTTGTTGTCCCTGCTGTGGCCGGGGCTCGGTCATGCCTATTTTGGCAACCTGGGCATCGGAGTCCTGCTCATGCTCTTGAGCGGCACCGGATGGGTTGGAGTCTTTTTTGAGGAGTACTGGGTACTGAATATTCTGGTGCCCATGGGGTTGCTCTCTGCTGCTCTGGTTCATCGCAACATCCAGGCACACAATCGCTACGTTGATTTGAAGGAGGCAGCCGAGGCACGGCGTGTTCCTACGGAATCGAGCCTCAATGTCGAGAAATCCATTCGCGCAGCGGGAGCTTCCGCCGCGACCTCCCAACGTTGA
- a CDS encoding aldehyde ferredoxin oxidoreductase C-terminal domain-containing protein, with protein sequence MQPAAPFRILIVSLNTGGTQVVNHGGSADCLGGSGLAASLYERYGHPEEPALSPCQPLIFAIGPLTGLFPMMSKVVCGFVSPHTGQYAESHAGGRLPWALKLAGIDALVITGRAPGMSWLGVDRAGAEVREGAELAGQEPAVVHARVRAMLTARPGRTSVACIGPAAENGCTFGCITVDRHRHFGRLGAGTVLASKNLKAFAVVGDDRRLGGFGSGYKTLRRTMHDLAAKSPSMEKYRGVGTAQIISSLNALGSLPWRNLRATSREGIEALSGERMPEAVPVRRAACTGCPVGCIRLAVMPGGGGDVGFDFEHMACCGSMLALSDPHEVLSLLTEVERQGMDVMSAGGCLAWACEASEKGIIGVAETGMELRFGDAQSLVRGLRLLGRGETPFWKELAQGVKSAARVYGGKDFACVLGQEMAGYASGPTFFAAQAMNFRHSHLDNACYSYDLECGGPPEDAVRFLLRDEHRRVMVNCMVGCLFGRHIYSTDVLAECLDSVGHWEAASHLDELAEDARRRRWRLKFATGFNPDAVRLPKRFSEVVTPNGAVTVQALEAVRSQYAKALEQMLGAED encoded by the coding sequence ATGCAGCCCGCAGCACCGTTTCGTATTCTGATTGTAAGCCTGAACACCGGTGGTACGCAGGTGGTGAATCATGGAGGCAGTGCCGACTGCCTGGGGGGCTCCGGGCTGGCGGCCTCCTTGTACGAGCGTTATGGTCATCCCGAAGAGCCTGCACTGTCTCCCTGCCAGCCATTGATTTTCGCCATTGGCCCGCTGACGGGCCTGTTCCCCATGATGAGCAAGGTCGTCTGCGGTTTCGTGTCGCCGCATACCGGACAGTATGCCGAATCCCATGCGGGGGGGCGTTTGCCGTGGGCCCTGAAATTGGCCGGCATTGATGCCCTAGTCATTACAGGCCGGGCACCTGGGATGTCATGGTTGGGAGTGGACAGAGCCGGGGCTGAGGTTCGTGAAGGGGCTGAACTGGCTGGACAGGAACCTGCCGTTGTTCACGCGCGGGTGCGGGCAATGCTGACGGCCCGTCCGGGGCGGACCTCCGTGGCCTGCATCGGGCCTGCTGCCGAGAATGGGTGTACCTTTGGCTGTATTACCGTGGACCGCCATCGTCATTTTGGTCGTCTGGGTGCTGGGACCGTGCTGGCGTCCAAGAACCTCAAGGCCTTTGCCGTGGTGGGCGATGATCGGCGTCTGGGTGGGTTCGGATCGGGCTACAAGACCTTGCGGCGCACAATGCACGACCTTGCTGCCAAGTCACCCTCCATGGAGAAGTATCGGGGGGTGGGCACGGCACAGATCATTTCATCCCTGAATGCTTTGGGTTCCTTGCCCTGGAGAAATCTGCGGGCCACCAGCCGTGAGGGCATCGAGGCCCTGTCCGGGGAGCGAATGCCCGAGGCCGTTCCCGTGCGCAGAGCGGCTTGTACGGGATGTCCTGTTGGCTGCATCCGTTTGGCGGTCATGCCCGGGGGCGGTGGTGATGTGGGGTTCGACTTCGAGCACATGGCCTGTTGTGGTTCCATGTTGGCGCTGTCCGACCCGCATGAGGTACTGAGCCTGCTGACAGAAGTGGAGCGTCAGGGCATGGATGTGATGTCTGCTGGCGGCTGTCTCGCCTGGGCTTGTGAAGCCAGTGAGAAAGGAATTATCGGCGTTGCCGAGACCGGTATGGAATTGCGTTTCGGGGATGCACAGTCCCTGGTCAGGGGGCTGAGGCTGCTTGGACGGGGTGAGACTCCATTCTGGAAGGAACTGGCACAAGGGGTGAAAAGTGCTGCTCGTGTCTATGGAGGCAAGGACTTTGCCTGTGTCCTGGGGCAGGAAATGGCGGGCTACGCCAGCGGTCCCACATTCTTTGCGGCGCAGGCCATGAATTTCAGGCATTCACATTTGGATAACGCCTGTTACTCATATGACCTGGAGTGCGGCGGGCCGCCCGAGGACGCTGTGCGTTTTCTGCTGCGCGACGAGCATCGCAGGGTCATGGTCAACTGCATGGTGGGCTGTCTGTTCGGACGGCACATCTACAGTACCGATGTGCTGGCTGAGTGTCTGGATAGTGTCGGACATTGGGAGGCAGCTTCACACTTGGACGAATTGGCAGAGGACGCACGCCGCCGTCGCTGGCGGTTGAAATTTGCCACGGGATTCAATCCTGATGCGGTGCGACTGCCCAAGCGTTTTTCCGAAGTGGTCACGCCTAACGGTGCGGTCACGGTCCAGGCCTTGGAAGCGGTGCGAAGCCAGTATGCCAAAGCCCTGGAACAGATGTTGGGTGCCGAAGACTGA
- a CDS encoding tetratricopeptide repeat protein → MSKKKDKALSRRDFLFAGLRRLRRDEDEGEKKQEFSTLAAATEGVTKDDATKAKESFVAGNAAYAKADYETAWPLYRECVQLFPAHIEARKRLAYCHYRMGRHLQARVEFERVLREAKKDNFSSLYLGLAYCRLKKADKAVKAWKGYFNTDEVRIMRELNVQMAMLDSPEPPDTADVADLVEEAIQARKEELLEQETSA, encoded by the coding sequence GTGTCCAAGAAAAAAGATAAGGCCCTATCCAGAAGGGATTTTCTATTTGCCGGCTTGCGCCGCCTACGTCGTGACGAAGATGAAGGGGAGAAGAAGCAGGAATTCTCTACCCTTGCCGCCGCCACCGAGGGCGTCACCAAGGACGATGCCACCAAGGCCAAAGAATCTTTCGTGGCGGGCAATGCCGCCTACGCCAAGGCCGACTACGAAACGGCCTGGCCCCTGTACCGCGAATGCGTCCAGCTCTTTCCCGCCCACATCGAGGCACGCAAACGTCTCGCCTACTGCCACTACCGCATGGGGCGCCACCTGCAGGCCAGAGTGGAGTTTGAACGCGTGCTACGTGAAGCCAAAAAGGACAACTTCAGCTCTCTCTATCTGGGACTGGCATACTGCCGCCTGAAGAAGGCAGACAAAGCCGTTAAAGCCTGGAAGGGATACTTCAATACCGACGAAGTCCGCATCATGCGTGAACTGAACGTGCAAATGGCCATGCTGGACTCACCAGAGCCACCTGACACGGCAGATGTGGCCGATCTTGTGGAAGAAGCCATTCAGGCCCGCAAGGAAGAATTGCTGGAGCAGGAGACATCGGCCTAA